In Bacillus cytotoxicus NVH 391-98, the following are encoded in one genomic region:
- a CDS encoding tRNA (adenine(22)-N(1))-methyltransferase: protein MNEVKLSKRLEEVVREIPAGSTVADIGSDHAYLPCYAIVNHIATKAVAGEVVDGPFRSAQATVAENGLQGKIDVRKGNGLAVISPGEVDVITIAGMGGALIRDILESGKEKLNGVTRLILQPNIAAHHIREWFIENDWELIREKIVKEDGKIYEILVGERGNPLAPYSDRKQAELLIGPFLMKEKSDVFIEKWECELKNFQNILKQLERATESEDTKAKRNEVMEKMKMVGDVLS, encoded by the coding sequence ATGAATGAAGTCAAACTTTCAAAAAGATTAGAAGAGGTAGTGCGAGAGATTCCAGCAGGGTCTACGGTAGCGGATATCGGATCAGATCATGCTTATTTACCGTGCTATGCAATTGTAAATCATATTGCGACAAAAGCAGTGGCAGGGGAAGTAGTAGATGGACCGTTTCGTTCTGCGCAGGCAACGGTAGCTGAGAATGGCTTGCAGGGAAAGATTGATGTTCGCAAAGGAAATGGATTAGCTGTTATTTCACCAGGAGAAGTGGATGTCATTACAATTGCTGGTATGGGTGGAGCGTTAATTCGTGATATTTTAGAAAGCGGAAAAGAAAAATTAAATGGGGTAACGCGTCTCATATTACAACCGAATATTGCAGCACATCATATTCGTGAATGGTTTATTGAAAATGATTGGGAACTGATTCGTGAAAAGATTGTAAAAGAGGATGGTAAGATTTATGAAATTTTAGTGGGGGAAAGAGGAAATCCGTTAGCGCCTTACTCAGACCGTAAGCAAGCTGAATTATTGATCGGACCATTTTTAATGAAAGAAAAAAGTGATGTTTTCATTGAAAAATGGGAATGTGAATTGAAAAATTTTCAAAATATCTTAAAGCAATTAGAACGTGCGACAGAATCGGAAGATACAAAAGCGAAACGAAATGAAGTAATGGAGAAAATGAAAATGGTAGGAGATGTATTATCATGA
- a CDS encoding Nif3-like dinuclear metal center hexameric protein, with the protein MSKILNGHEVISLFESMYPKHLAMEGDKIGLQIGALNKPVEHVLIALDVTEEVVEEAIQIGANIIITHHPLIFHPLKAIHTDKVYGKIIEKCIKHDIAVYAAHTNVDVAKGGVNDLLAEALELQNTEVLVPTYTEEMKKVVVFVPVTHVDAIRKALGDAGAGYIGNYSHCTFGSQGIGTFIPQEGTNPYIGGTGQLERVEEIRVETIIPASLERKVVKAMLTAHPYEEVAYDIYPLDNKGEALGLGKIGYLQKEMTLGEFAEHVKRSLDIQGARVVGRLDDKVRKVAVLGGDGNKFINQAKFKGADVYVTGDLYYHVAHDAMMLGLNVVDPGHNVEKVMKQGVQKQLQQKVEAKQFAVQIHASQLHTDPFTFV; encoded by the coding sequence ATGAGCAAAATTCTAAATGGGCATGAAGTAATTTCTTTATTTGAAAGCATGTATCCGAAGCATCTAGCGATGGAAGGGGATAAGATTGGTCTGCAAATTGGAGCTCTTAATAAACCAGTGGAGCATGTCTTAATTGCACTAGATGTAACAGAAGAGGTTGTAGAAGAAGCGATTCAAATTGGAGCAAATATCATTATTACACACCATCCTCTTATTTTTCATCCTTTAAAAGCAATTCATACGGATAAGGTGTATGGGAAAATTATTGAAAAATGTATCAAACATGATATCGCTGTGTATGCAGCACATACAAATGTTGATGTTGCAAAAGGTGGAGTAAATGATTTACTTGCTGAGGCGCTTGAACTACAAAACACTGAAGTGCTCGTTCCAACATATACAGAAGAAATGAAAAAAGTAGTTGTATTTGTTCCTGTAACACATGTAGATGCTATTCGAAAAGCATTAGGAGACGCAGGTGCGGGTTATATCGGTAACTACAGCCATTGTACGTTTGGTAGCCAAGGTATAGGTACATTTATCCCTCAAGAGGGAACAAACCCTTACATTGGCGGAACTGGGCAGTTAGAGCGTGTTGAAGAGATAAGAGTTGAAACGATTATCCCGGCTTCGTTAGAACGAAAGGTTGTTAAAGCGATGTTAACAGCACATCCGTATGAAGAAGTTGCTTATGATATATATCCGCTAGATAACAAAGGAGAAGCGCTAGGGCTTGGTAAAATTGGATATTTACAAAAAGAAATGACCCTCGGGGAGTTTGCTGAGCATGTAAAGCGTTCGTTAGATATACAAGGGGCACGAGTTGTCGGAAGGCTTGATGATAAAGTGCGTAAAGTAGCTGTTCTTGGTGGTGACGGGAATAAATTTATCAATCAGGCAAAATTTAAAGGCGCAGATGTTTATGTTACTGGTGATCTGTATTATCATGTTGCTCACGATGCTATGATGTTAGGGCTAAATGTTGTTGACCCAGGACATAATGTAGAGAAGGTAATGAAACAAGGTGTTCAAAAACAACTACAGCAAAAAGTAGAGGCGAAACAATTCGCTGTACAAATTCATGCATCTCAGCTACATACAGATCCATTTACATTTGTATAA